The proteins below come from a single Phycisphaeraceae bacterium genomic window:
- the fliJ gene encoding flagellar export protein FliJ, producing the protein MVKFHFRLESVLRQRERAEQEAQRKLAAFERERVVLESQLRGFQHMIEQERADLREAIGVGVGNLAAARLQANASLGLARKADAVVLVLAGVCRRRDTAREALADAMRRRKAIEGLRDRQLAAWRSDQRRREEAENDEMVVMRHRSNATLHAEHHT; encoded by the coding sequence ATGGTGAAGTTTCACTTTCGACTTGAGTCCGTGCTGCGCCAACGCGAGCGTGCGGAGCAGGAAGCTCAGCGCAAACTTGCAGCATTCGAACGAGAACGCGTCGTACTCGAGTCGCAACTTCGAGGGTTTCAGCACATGATCGAGCAGGAGCGTGCCGATCTGCGTGAGGCGATTGGGGTGGGCGTGGGAAATCTCGCGGCTGCAAGGCTTCAGGCCAATGCCTCGCTGGGACTGGCGCGGAAGGCGGACGCGGTTGTACTGGTGCTTGCCGGTGTGTGCAGGAGGCGGGACACAGCGAGAGAGGCCTTGGCGGATGCGATGCGGAGGCGCAAGGCGATTGAGGGACTTCGTGATAGGCAGTTGGCAGCGTGGCGAAGCGATCAGCGCCGGCGCGAAGAGGCGGAGAACGACGAAATGGTTGTCATGCGGCATCGATCCAATGCGACGCTGCATGCGGAGCATCACACATGA
- a CDS encoding FliI/YscN family ATPase: MSTLEHEIEVVRRAQALRVEGCVSELRGLSIYVDELPAPVGALVSIRSEGSRRVPAEVVGFSGHRAIVMPLSQASGIRVGDRVTVVEREQSVRVSRTLLGRVLNGFGQPVDGGLALSGGLPRLLNPEPQRAMARMRVTQPIRTGVAAIDLMTPMGKGQRVGIFAGPGVGKSTLLSQIARGTDAQINVIALIGERGREVREFIEDALGQDGLSRSVVVVSTSDESPLLRLRAARLACSIAEYFRDDGLDVMLMMDSITRFAHAQRQVGLAVGEPPATRGYTPSVFANLPMLLERAGGCETSGGSITGLYTILVEGDDMTEPIADAARGVLDGHLILSRKLAHRGQFPAIDVLDSVSRVAEVVSDQAHRSARQQLIRLEAKYRDIEELVQIGAYAKGSDPDADVAIALHDSICALIRQRDSDRTPFESRRAELIALAMRAGDLFQQQAQGGRGQRN, encoded by the coding sequence ATGAGCACTCTTGAGCACGAAATCGAGGTGGTGCGGCGTGCGCAAGCGTTGCGCGTTGAAGGCTGCGTGAGCGAATTGCGAGGCCTGAGCATTTATGTTGACGAGTTGCCTGCGCCGGTAGGGGCGCTTGTGAGCATTCGGTCCGAGGGTTCGCGACGGGTGCCCGCGGAAGTGGTTGGATTCAGTGGTCATCGAGCGATTGTGATGCCGCTGTCGCAAGCGAGCGGGATACGTGTGGGTGACCGTGTCACCGTCGTAGAGCGAGAGCAGTCGGTACGAGTTTCGAGAACACTGTTGGGGCGCGTTCTTAATGGGTTTGGGCAGCCAGTTGATGGTGGGTTGGCACTGAGTGGCGGGTTGCCTCGGCTGCTCAACCCGGAACCGCAGCGCGCGATGGCGCGCATGCGTGTGACGCAGCCGATTCGCACGGGCGTTGCAGCCATTGATCTGATGACGCCGATGGGAAAAGGGCAGCGTGTTGGGATTTTCGCTGGTCCGGGGGTTGGCAAGTCAACATTACTTTCACAGATTGCACGCGGGACCGATGCGCAGATCAATGTGATCGCGCTGATCGGTGAGCGAGGGCGCGAAGTAAGGGAATTCATCGAGGATGCCCTGGGGCAGGATGGCCTTTCGCGGTCGGTGGTGGTTGTTTCGACGAGTGACGAATCACCATTGCTCAGGTTGCGTGCTGCGAGACTGGCGTGCAGTATTGCGGAGTACTTTCGAGACGATGGGCTTGATGTGATGCTGATGATGGACTCAATCACGCGATTTGCTCATGCCCAGCGTCAAGTTGGGCTTGCTGTGGGGGAGCCGCCCGCGACGCGCGGATATACACCGAGCGTGTTTGCGAATCTCCCGATGCTGCTCGAGCGCGCAGGCGGGTGCGAAACGAGCGGCGGATCGATAACGGGGCTGTACACGATTCTCGTTGAAGGCGACGACATGACCGAACCGATTGCCGACGCTGCGCGCGGTGTTCTGGACGGGCACTTGATTCTCAGTCGCAAACTTGCGCATCGTGGGCAGTTTCCAGCGATTGATGTACTCGATTCAGTCAGCCGCGTTGCTGAAGTTGTCAGCGATCAGGCTCACCGTTCTGCGCGCCAGCAGTTGATCAGACTGGAGGCCAAGTACAGGGACATAGAGGAATTGGTGCAGATAGGCGCATACGCAAAGGGGTCGGACCCTGATGCCGACGTCGCGATTGCATTGCACGATTCGATTTGTGCTTTGATTCGTCAGCGGGATTCAGATCGCACTCCGTTCGAGAGCAGGCGGGCTGAGTTGATCGCTTTGGCGATGAGGGCTGGCGACCTGTTCCAGCAGCAGGCGCAGGGTGGCCGCGGGCAGAGGAACTGA